From a region of the bacterium genome:
- a CDS encoding SDR family oxidoreductase translates to MISLANKTVLITGGSRGIGRAAAILMAKAGADIVFSYYRNEQAAEEVVAEIGKAGHRGISVAGNIAEESHCRELVDTACREFGKLDVLVNNAGIWTYAPIDEMKEDVYRETIDINLSGLIYVTRYAVQQMKKQGQGRIINLSSTAGQRGEAFHSHYAATKGAIISLTKSWATELGPSIQVNCVAPGWVDTDMSSGPLADPEQYKQIVSLIPLRRVATAEEIAGPILFLASDLSNFITGEILNVNGGAVLVG, encoded by the coding sequence ATGATCAGTCTGGCAAATAAAACGGTGTTGATTACCGGTGGATCCCGCGGCATCGGACGTGCCGCGGCGATCTTGATGGCAAAAGCCGGGGCCGATATTGTCTTCAGTTACTACCGGAATGAGCAAGCTGCTGAGGAAGTCGTTGCGGAGATCGGAAAGGCTGGACACCGCGGCATCAGTGTGGCCGGAAACATAGCGGAAGAGAGTCATTGCCGGGAACTGGTCGATACGGCCTGCAGAGAATTTGGAAAACTGGATGTGCTCGTTAATAACGCAGGTATCTGGACATATGCTCCTATCGATGAAATGAAAGAAGATGTATATCGCGAGACGATTGACATTAATCTCTCCGGGCTAATCTACGTGACTCGCTATGCAGTTCAACAAATGAAGAAGCAGGGCCAGGGTCGCATCATCAATCTTTCCTCGACAGCAGGTCAGCGCGGGGAAGCGTTTCATTCACATTACGCTGCCACGAAAGGAGCCATCATTTCGCTGACAAAATCCTGGGCAACTGAGCTTGGGCCATCCATTCAGGTCAATTGTGTGGCGCCAGGTTGGGTTGATACGGACATGAGCTCCGGTCCACTTGCTGATCCTGAACAATACAAACAGATCGTATCCTTGATCCCCCTTCGCAGAGTTGCCACAGCTGAAGAAATTGCAGGACCCATTTTGTTTTTGGCGTCCGACCTCTCCAACTTCATCACGGGCGAGATTCTAAATGTGAATGGAGGAGCCGTTTTAGTAGGTTAG